One genomic window of Bradyrhizobium sp. B124 includes the following:
- a CDS encoding type I secretion system permease/ATPase, whose amino-acid sequence MIETRSGTTADSGIVGLAMLLRFHGIPADVDQIRHQVGNGPFGTPEMLRYARSTGVKARELTTNWLRLEKVPLPAIALLRDGGHLILAKVGADKILVQSPLSERPELITRAELEAVWTGKLILVSRRAGLVNLARRFDLSWFLGAIHKYRYHFVEVLIASFFLQLFALVSPLFFQVVIDKVLVNHTLSTLDVLVVGLIGIAAFETALAILRTYLFSHVTNRIDVELGARLFRHLIGLPIAYFQARRVGDSVARVRELENIRNFLTGSALTVVIDLFFTVVFIAVMFIYSPILTWIVLGSFPLYVGISAGATPMFRQRLDTKFERGAENQAFLVESVTGVETIKAMALEPQMQRRWEEQLAGYVAASFRVLSLANVASQSVQFVSKLVTAVILYAGAKLVIDGSLTVGELIAFNMFSSRVSAPVLRLAQLWQDFHQARLSVARLGDILNTPAEQTFSPGRAVPPPIKGQVTLEHVSFRYRVDGPEVLHDINISIPAGQVVGIVGPSGSGKSTFTKLVQRLYVPEKGRVLVDGIDLAMVDPAWLRRQVGVVLQENVLFNRSVRENIALADPAAPMEKVVAAAQLAGAHEFILELPEGYDTVVGERGSSLSGGQRQRIAIARALITDPRILIFDEATSSLDYESERVIQDNMNRIVKGRTVFVIAHRLSAVRRTDRIITIDRGRLVEQGSHEELLSTGGRYASLYRIQAGIHEVGS is encoded by the coding sequence ATGATTGAAACGCGGAGCGGTACGACAGCAGACAGCGGGATCGTTGGGCTCGCGATGCTGCTGCGTTTTCACGGCATCCCGGCCGATGTCGACCAGATTCGTCACCAAGTCGGCAATGGCCCATTCGGAACGCCGGAGATGCTGCGGTACGCGCGCTCGACCGGCGTCAAGGCCCGCGAGCTGACCACCAACTGGTTAAGGCTCGAGAAGGTCCCGCTTCCTGCCATCGCGCTGTTGCGCGACGGCGGCCATCTGATCCTCGCCAAGGTGGGCGCAGACAAGATCCTCGTTCAATCCCCTCTGTCAGAGCGCCCGGAGTTGATCACCAGGGCCGAACTGGAAGCGGTGTGGACCGGCAAGCTGATCCTGGTGAGCCGGCGGGCGGGACTGGTCAATCTTGCACGCCGCTTTGACCTGTCGTGGTTTCTGGGGGCAATCCACAAATATCGCTACCATTTCGTGGAGGTGTTGATCGCCTCGTTCTTCTTGCAGCTGTTTGCTCTGGTGTCGCCGCTGTTCTTTCAGGTGGTGATCGACAAGGTCCTGGTTAATCACACACTCAGCACACTCGACGTGCTCGTCGTGGGGTTGATCGGCATCGCGGCTTTTGAGACAGCCCTCGCGATACTGAGGACCTACCTGTTCTCCCACGTGACCAACCGGATCGATGTCGAACTGGGAGCCCGCTTGTTTCGGCACCTCATCGGGCTGCCCATTGCCTATTTTCAGGCTCGCCGGGTTGGCGACTCGGTTGCGCGGGTCCGCGAGCTGGAGAACATTCGCAACTTCCTGACCGGCTCCGCGCTGACGGTCGTGATAGACCTGTTCTTCACCGTCGTTTTCATCGCGGTGATGTTTATCTACTCGCCGATCCTGACCTGGATCGTGCTTGGATCCTTCCCGCTCTATGTCGGCATCTCGGCCGGCGCGACGCCGATGTTCCGTCAGCGGCTGGATACCAAATTCGAGCGCGGGGCCGAAAACCAGGCCTTTCTCGTCGAGAGCGTGACCGGTGTCGAGACCATTAAGGCCATGGCGCTCGAACCGCAGATGCAGCGCCGCTGGGAGGAGCAGCTTGCCGGATACGTGGCGGCCAGCTTCCGCGTGCTCAGCCTGGCGAATGTCGCGAGCCAATCGGTTCAGTTCGTGAGCAAGCTCGTCACCGCGGTGATCCTTTACGCCGGCGCCAAGCTGGTGATCGACGGAAGCCTCACGGTGGGCGAGCTGATCGCCTTCAACATGTTCTCGTCACGCGTGAGCGCACCGGTTCTGAGGCTGGCGCAGCTCTGGCAGGACTTCCATCAGGCCAGGCTCTCCGTCGCGCGGCTCGGCGACATCCTGAATACGCCGGCGGAGCAGACGTTCAGCCCCGGTCGCGCCGTGCCGCCGCCCATCAAGGGTCAGGTCACCCTTGAGCACGTGTCCTTCCGCTATCGGGTGGATGGACCCGAGGTGCTGCACGACATCAACATCAGCATTCCGGCCGGCCAGGTCGTCGGCATCGTCGGTCCGTCCGGTTCGGGCAAGAGCACCTTCACGAAGCTCGTTCAGCGCCTTTACGTTCCGGAGAAGGGCAGGGTCCTTGTCGACGGGATTGACCTTGCGATGGTCGATCCGGCCTGGTTGCGTCGCCAGGTCGGCGTCGTCCTGCAGGAAAACGTGTTGTTCAATCGCAGCGTACGGGAAAACATCGCGCTCGCCGACCCGGCCGCTCCGATGGAGAAAGTGGTCGCCGCAGCTCAGCTCGCGGGAGCTCACGAATTCATTCTGGAACTGCCGGAAGGCTACGACACCGTCGTCGGCGAGCGCGGCTCCAGCCTGTCGGGGGGGCAGCGGCAACGCATCGCGATCGCGCGGGCCCTTATCACCGATCCCCGCATCCTGATCTTCGACGAAGCGACCAGTTCGCTGGACTACGAAAGCGAAAGGGTCATTCAGGACAACATGAACCGGATCGTGAAGGGACGAACGGTTTTTGTCATTGCACATCGTCTGTCCGCTGTCAGGCGCACCGATCGGATCATCACCATTGATCGCGGCCGGCTCGTCGAACAGGGATCCCATGAGGAGTTGCTGAGCACAGGCGGAAGATACGCGTCGCTGTACCGGATACAGGCGGGGATCCATGAAGTCGGCTCGTGA